A region of Paractinoplanes abujensis DNA encodes the following proteins:
- a CDS encoding outer membrane protein assembly factor BamB family protein, which yields MKRRCLAVAVATAISAAAGPVPAAATAPDAWGQAKSHATGDHYNPGETRLTPAVAGTLKPRWNVPLADAKCAYAAAPLVGANRLVTAASYRIRTYDATTGAVAWETPATTKKTGYILSAIDGTRLIAQSRDCRSGKTFLAAHDVRTGQVIYRKRIPGTMYNTVVDKGIVAGGVWDETVSRYVVRAYRISDGVRVWERTGSISGENIAAGGKVLVAGDTSTTAVDMVTGKSAWPAATGCYTPIGASPDGAKFYMHCDPDGLIRTVSSATGAVLKTFPGHGSTYGFATDGERVYLHSFAGAMLAISADDGRTIWSAPFGEEAPIEFAIGGGVVYGFRDTSLPLAAFEARTGKPIPLDAGTKGLREAPMVANGRLYGRTASTVTVYAPSASPVR from the coding sequence GTGAAACGTCGTTGCCTGGCGGTCGCCGTGGCCACCGCGATCAGCGCCGCCGCCGGTCCGGTGCCGGCCGCCGCGACGGCACCCGACGCCTGGGGTCAGGCCAAGTCGCACGCGACCGGCGACCATTACAACCCGGGCGAGACCCGGCTGACCCCGGCCGTCGCGGGCACGCTGAAGCCGCGCTGGAACGTTCCCCTGGCCGACGCGAAATGCGCCTACGCGGCCGCGCCCCTGGTCGGCGCGAACCGGCTCGTGACCGCGGCGTCGTACCGGATCCGCACCTACGACGCGACGACCGGCGCGGTGGCCTGGGAGACCCCGGCCACCACCAAGAAGACCGGCTACATCCTGTCCGCGATCGACGGGACCCGGCTCATCGCGCAGTCCCGCGACTGCCGCTCCGGCAAGACGTTCCTGGCCGCGCATGACGTGCGTACCGGCCAGGTGATCTACCGCAAGCGGATCCCCGGGACCATGTACAACACGGTCGTCGACAAGGGCATCGTGGCCGGCGGTGTGTGGGACGAGACGGTCAGCCGGTACGTCGTCCGGGCGTACCGGATCAGCGACGGCGTGCGGGTGTGGGAGCGCACCGGATCGATCAGCGGGGAGAACATCGCCGCCGGCGGCAAGGTCCTGGTGGCCGGCGACACCTCGACCACCGCGGTCGACATGGTGACCGGCAAGTCCGCGTGGCCGGCCGCGACGGGCTGCTACACCCCGATCGGCGCCTCACCCGACGGCGCCAAGTTCTACATGCACTGCGACCCCGACGGGCTGATCCGCACCGTCAGCTCGGCCACCGGCGCGGTGCTCAAGACGTTCCCCGGCCACGGTTCGACGTACGGCTTCGCCACCGACGGCGAACGCGTCTACTTGCACAGCTTTGCGGGCGCCATGCTCGCCATCAGCGCCGACGACGGCCGCACGATCTGGTCGGCCCCGTTCGGTGAGGAGGCTCCCATCGAGTTCGCCATCGGCGGCGGCGTGGTCTACGGCTTCCGCGACACCAGTCTGCCGCTGGCCGCGTTCGAGGCCCGCACCGGCAAGCCGATCCCCCTCGACGCCGGCACCAAGGGTCTGCGCGAGGCGCCGATGGTGGCCAACGGCCGCCTGTACGGCCGGACCGCGTCCACGGTGACCGTCTACGCGCCCAGCGCCAGCCCGGTGAGGTAA
- a CDS encoding threonine ammonia-lyase, producing the protein MNRIRAARDVIDPAFLDSPLYRCDPLGERLGCAVSIKLETANPVRSFKGRGTELVTSRLAAASAVVCASAGNLGQALAWSGRRRGLDVTVVARRRAPAVKLDRIRSFGARLELVDGDFEAARERAVHLARERGIRLVEDSLDVETCEGAATIGLELIGAVSAGDVVLIALGGGAMATGVGHVLKSLAPGVEVICVQPRGAPAMTLSWRERRVVTTEAADTIADGVAGRFPIPEVLDDLLAVADDAVLVREDSIKTGMRLLLDDAGLVAEPSAALGVAAVLEDRRRFAGRHVVTIVCGGNVDPAAYRRFTSPWSPGRP; encoded by the coding sequence GTGAATCGGATACGGGCGGCCCGCGACGTGATCGACCCGGCCTTCCTGGACTCCCCGCTCTATCGCTGCGACCCGCTGGGCGAGCGGCTCGGCTGTGCCGTGAGCATCAAACTGGAGACGGCCAATCCCGTTCGCAGCTTCAAGGGCCGCGGCACCGAACTGGTCACGAGTCGCCTGGCCGCCGCCTCGGCGGTGGTGTGCGCCAGCGCGGGCAACCTCGGGCAGGCCCTGGCCTGGTCGGGCCGCCGCCGCGGGCTCGACGTGACGGTGGTGGCACGGCGGCGGGCGCCCGCGGTCAAGCTCGACCGGATCCGGTCCTTCGGGGCCCGCCTGGAGCTGGTCGACGGCGACTTCGAGGCGGCCCGCGAACGCGCGGTGCACCTGGCCCGCGAACGCGGCATCCGGCTGGTCGAGGACAGTCTCGACGTCGAGACGTGTGAGGGTGCGGCCACCATCGGGCTCGAACTGATCGGCGCGGTGTCGGCCGGGGACGTCGTGCTCATCGCGCTGGGGGGCGGCGCGATGGCTACCGGCGTCGGTCACGTGCTGAAGTCGCTGGCGCCCGGCGTCGAGGTGATCTGCGTGCAGCCGCGGGGCGCGCCCGCGATGACGTTGTCGTGGCGCGAGCGCCGGGTCGTGACTACCGAGGCCGCCGACACTATCGCCGACGGTGTGGCGGGTCGCTTCCCGATCCCGGAGGTGCTGGACGACTTGCTGGCGGTCGCGGACGACGCTGTCCTCGTACGGGAAGACTCGATCAAGACCGGCATGCGGCTGCTGCTCGACGACGCGGGTCTGGTGGCCGAACCGTCGGCAGCGCTCGGTGTGGCGGCCGTGCTGGAAGACCGGCGGCGCTTCGCCGGGCGCCATGTCGTCACGATCGTCTGCGGCGGCAACGTCGACCCGGCCGCCTACCGGCGTTTCACCAGCCCATGGTCCCCGGGCCGCCCTTGA
- a CDS encoding tetratricopeptide repeat protein: protein MFLALARVLAHCGGSPTAAVAYLARAVAQNPADPEPYAVLDELRRQSPAEVAAAVAEPGSAWQFVAGSYLAFATGDMDEAARLLGSLIGSQPAIAWAAAPWFSDDRFLTAVTAIGLADGSTTMTGYGTDLDTDVVRENLRPWLRAVDVVCDRDPVAEQMARMAILLRFCGRTAESLALCDRADALEPTMLAHVVRAGTWGYLGDTRQQAAALREALRLDPANWSLYLDLADLAAQDDDFRTAAGLVTEGLRHEPEDVTLRAAGAAYRFRADGSPADRELLHALAPEVPHEGYRAYLTGLALGA from the coding sequence ATGTTCCTGGCTCTCGCTCGCGTCCTGGCCCACTGCGGCGGCTCCCCCACCGCGGCCGTGGCGTATCTCGCCCGCGCGGTCGCCCAGAATCCGGCCGACCCGGAGCCGTACGCGGTCCTCGACGAGCTGCGCCGCCAGTCCCCGGCCGAGGTGGCGGCCGCCGTCGCCGAGCCGGGCAGCGCCTGGCAGTTCGTCGCCGGGTCGTATCTCGCCTTCGCCACGGGTGACATGGACGAGGCCGCGCGGTTACTGGGATCGCTGATCGGTTCCCAGCCGGCCATCGCCTGGGCCGCCGCGCCCTGGTTCAGCGACGACCGTTTCCTCACCGCGGTCACGGCGATCGGGCTGGCCGACGGTTCGACGACCATGACCGGCTACGGCACCGACCTCGACACCGACGTGGTGCGCGAGAACCTGCGTCCGTGGCTGCGAGCCGTCGACGTCGTCTGCGACCGTGACCCGGTCGCCGAGCAGATGGCGCGCATGGCGATCCTGTTGCGCTTCTGCGGTCGTACGGCGGAATCTCTGGCCTTGTGCGACCGCGCCGACGCCCTCGAACCGACGATGCTCGCGCACGTGGTCCGGGCCGGCACGTGGGGCTACCTCGGTGACACCCGGCAGCAGGCCGCCGCCCTGCGGGAGGCGTTGCGGCTGGACCCGGCCAACTGGTCGCTCTACCTGGACCTGGCCGACCTCGCCGCCCAGGACGACGACTTCCGTACGGCCGCCGGCCTCGTCACCGAGGGGCTGCGCCACGAGCCTGAGGACGTCACCCTGCGGGCCGCCGGTGCGGCGTACCGGTTCCGGGCCGACGGCTCACCGGCCGACCGGGAGCTGCTGCACGCCCTGGCGCCGGAGGTGCCGCACGAGGGTTACCGCGCTTACCTCACCGGGCTGGCGCTGGGCGCGTAG
- a CDS encoding DUF427 domain-containing protein, whose protein sequence is MESVWDYPRPPRLERSRARITVVHAQKVIADSERCWRVLETSHPPVYYIPRDDIAEGVLEPGDGRSLCEFKGMASYWDLVVGETRVRQAGWSYERPVAAYGEMVGAVAFYPSRVDECRVAGELVRAQEGDFYGGWITADITGPFKGGPGTMGW, encoded by the coding sequence ATGGAGTCAGTCTGGGACTACCCGCGGCCACCGCGCCTGGAGCGCAGCCGCGCGCGGATCACGGTCGTCCACGCGCAGAAGGTCATCGCCGACAGTGAGCGCTGCTGGCGGGTGCTGGAGACCTCACACCCGCCGGTGTATTACATCCCGCGCGACGACATCGCCGAGGGGGTGCTGGAGCCGGGCGACGGCCGGTCGTTGTGCGAGTTCAAGGGCATGGCGAGCTACTGGGATCTCGTCGTCGGCGAGACCCGCGTCCGGCAGGCCGGTTGGTCCTACGAGCGCCCCGTGGCGGCGTACGGGGAAATGGTTGGCGCAGTGGCCTTCTATCCCAGCCGCGTCGACGAGTGCCGGGTGGCCGGCGAACTGGTGCGGGCGCAGGAGGGCGACTTCTACGGCGGCTGGATCACCGCGGACATCACCGGCCCGTTCAAGGGCGGCCCGGGGACCATGGGCTGGTGA